The following coding sequences lie in one Pseudomonas syringae CC1557 genomic window:
- a CDS encoding alpha/beta fold hydrolase, producing MPDLLIDGKTLHYSDQGTGPVVLLGHSYLWDKAMWSAQIDTLASQYRVIVPDLWGHGDSSGFPEGTRNLDDLARHALALLDHLNIERCSIVGLSVGGMWGAIAALLAPERIIGLVLMDTYLGKESEAKKAYYFSLLDKLEETGAFPAPLLDIVVPIFFRPGIDPQSPVYQAFRAALAGMNAEQLRESVVPLGRMIFGRDDRLGLLEQLNADTTLVMCGDADIPRPPEETREMASLIGCSYVLVPEAGHIANLENPAFVSGALMAFLARVNQKQG from the coding sequence ATGCCGGATCTACTCATCGACGGTAAGACACTTCACTATTCTGACCAAGGCACTGGCCCGGTTGTCTTGCTGGGGCACAGTTACCTCTGGGACAAGGCGATGTGGAGTGCGCAGATCGACACGCTGGCCAGCCAGTATCGGGTGATTGTGCCGGACCTTTGGGGGCACGGGGACTCCAGCGGGTTTCCAGAGGGCACGCGCAATCTCGATGATCTGGCCCGCCACGCGCTGGCGCTGCTGGATCATTTGAATATCGAGCGTTGCAGCATCGTCGGGCTGTCGGTGGGTGGTATGTGGGGCGCCATTGCGGCGCTGCTGGCGCCTGAGCGCATCATCGGGCTGGTGTTGATGGACACTTATCTGGGCAAGGAGTCGGAGGCCAAGAAGGCCTACTACTTCTCGCTACTCGACAAGCTGGAAGAAACGGGTGCTTTCCCTGCGCCGCTGCTGGACATCGTGGTGCCGATCTTTTTTCGTCCTGGCATTGATCCGCAGTCGCCTGTGTATCAGGCCTTTCGAGCGGCGTTGGCGGGCATGAATGCAGAGCAGTTGCGCGAGTCCGTTGTACCGTTGGGGCGGATGATCTTTGGCCGTGATGACCGGCTCGGGTTGCTTGAGCAACTGAATGCAGATACCACACTAGTAATGTGCGGCGATGCGGACATCCCGCGCCCGCCTGAGGAAACTCGTGAGATGGCCAGTCTTATTGGCTGCTCTTATGTGCTGGTGCCTGAGGCGGGGCATATCGCCAATCTGGAAAATCCGGCGTTTGTGTCGGGGGCTTTGATGGCGTTTTTGGCGCGGGTGAATCAGAAGCAGGGTTGA
- a CDS encoding anti-virulence regulator CigR family protein: protein MKLPNRFITGLGILMISASPLLQAAPPDQRGEGPGDNRGLQQPGPQDNGGHNELGNDRGPGNDNGRGPDKGPGNQPGKQAHQDNRGGNRPPQDFGDVRQTFQQHRDVIGRGQPLPPGVHIAKGRPLPPGYGKRLDSRSLQYLPRYDGYEWRRLGTDVVLIAVGSGIVYAILDGVLN, encoded by the coding sequence ATGAAACTGCCAAACCGTTTTATCACTGGCCTGGGCATCTTGATGATCAGCGCCAGCCCGCTGCTGCAAGCTGCGCCGCCAGACCAGCGCGGCGAGGGCCCGGGCGATAACCGTGGTCTCCAACAACCGGGGCCGCAGGACAATGGCGGGCATAACGAGCTTGGCAATGACCGTGGTCCGGGCAATGATAACGGCAGGGGTCCGGATAAAGGCCCGGGCAATCAGCCTGGTAAACAGGCTCATCAGGACAACCGTGGCGGCAACCGTCCACCGCAGGATTTCGGCGACGTGCGCCAGACTTTCCAGCAACACCGCGACGTCATCGGCCGAGGCCAGCCGTTGCCACCTGGCGTACACATCGCCAAGGGCCGTCCGTTGCCACCGGGTTACGGCAAACGCCTGGACAGCCGCTCGCTGCAATACCTGCCACGTTATGACGGCTACGAATGGCGCCGCCTGGGCACCGACGTGGTGCTGATCGCCGTGGGTTCGGGAATTGTGTACGCGATTCTGGATGGGGTGTTGAATTGA
- the trpA gene encoding tryptophan synthase subunit alpha gives MSRLEQRFAQLKTEGRAALVTFITAGDPGYDTSLKVLKGLPAAGADVIELGMPFTDPMADGVAIQLATLRALDAGQTLQKTLQMVSEFRVDDQTTPIVLMGYYNPIHRFGVEAFVAQAKEAGVDGLIIVDLPPEHDAELATPAQTSGIDFIRLTTPTTDDARLPRVLQRSSGFVYYVSVAGVTGAGSATTEHVTEAIARLRRHTDLPISVGFGIRTPEQAAAIARLADGVVVGSAFVDKIATAESPEQAIDGVLTLCAALAEGVRNARAS, from the coding sequence ATGAGCCGTCTGGAACAACGTTTCGCCCAGCTGAAAACCGAAGGCCGTGCGGCGCTGGTGACCTTCATCACTGCCGGTGATCCTGGCTACGACACTTCGCTTAAAGTCCTCAAGGGCTTGCCGGCTGCGGGCGCTGACGTGATCGAGCTGGGCATGCCGTTCACCGATCCGATGGCAGACGGAGTAGCCATTCAGCTGGCGACACTGCGCGCCCTGGACGCGGGCCAGACCCTGCAAAAAACCTTGCAGATGGTCAGCGAGTTTCGTGTCGACGATCAAACCACGCCGATCGTGCTGATGGGTTACTACAACCCGATTCATCGTTTTGGCGTTGAAGCGTTCGTGGCGCAGGCGAAGGAAGCGGGCGTCGATGGCCTGATCATCGTTGACCTGCCGCCCGAGCACGATGCCGAGCTGGCAACCCCTGCGCAGACGTCCGGCATCGACTTCATCCGCCTGACCACGCCGACCACCGACGATGCGCGCCTGCCGCGTGTGTTGCAGCGCAGCTCCGGGTTTGTCTACTACGTGTCGGTTGCCGGTGTGACCGGTGCCGGTTCGGCGACCACCGAGCATGTCACTGAAGCCATCGCGCGTCTGCGTCGTCACACTGATCTGCCGATCAGCGTTGGTTTCGGTATTCGCACACCCGAGCAGGCCGCCGCCATTGCTCGTCTGGCTGACGGTGTTGTGGTGGGCTCGGCGTTCGTCGACAAGATCGCCACCGCCGAGTCGCCGGAGCAAGCGATTGATGGCGTACTGACGCTGTGCGCCGCATTGGCCGAGGGTGTACGTAACGCGCGCGCCAGCTGA
- the trpB gene encoding tryptophan synthase subunit beta, which yields MTQTNLRSGPDANGLFGSFGGRYVAETLMPLVLDLNREYEAAKADPEFIKEMAYFQRDYVGRPNPLYFAERLTEFCGGAKIYFKREELNHTGAHKINNCIGQVLLAKRMGKKRLIAETGAGMHGVATATVAARFGLPCVIYMGATDIERQQANVFRMRLLGAEIVPVTSGTGTLKDAMNEALRDWVTNVDDTFYLIGTVAGPHPYPAMVRDFQSIIGKETKEQMQEKEGRLPDSLIACVGGGSNAMGLFHPFLDDASVEIIGVEAGGHGVNTDKHAASLNGGVPGVLHGNRTYLLQDGDGQITDAHSISAGLDYPGIGPEHAFLHEVKRVEYVSITDDEALDAFHQCCLLEGIIPALETAHALAEAMKRATNLRDDHLMVVCLSGRGDKDMQTVMNHMAAAEKTQETLV from the coding sequence ATGACCCAGACCAATCTCCGCAGCGGCCCTGACGCCAACGGCCTATTCGGCTCATTTGGCGGCCGCTACGTGGCTGAAACCCTGATGCCGCTGGTGCTAGACCTCAACCGCGAGTACGAAGCCGCCAAGGCTGACCCGGAATTCATCAAAGAGATGGCCTATTTTCAGCGCGATTACGTGGGTCGCCCAAACCCGCTGTACTTCGCCGAGCGCCTGACCGAGTTCTGCGGCGGAGCGAAGATCTACTTCAAGCGTGAAGAGCTCAATCACACCGGCGCGCACAAGATCAACAACTGCATCGGCCAGGTGCTGCTGGCCAAACGCATGGGCAAAAAACGCCTGATCGCGGAAACCGGTGCCGGTATGCACGGCGTTGCGACTGCAACCGTTGCTGCACGTTTCGGCCTGCCTTGCGTGATCTACATGGGCGCAACCGACATCGAGCGTCAACAGGCGAACGTGTTCCGCATGAGGCTGCTGGGCGCTGAAATCGTCCCGGTCACCTCCGGTACCGGCACCCTGAAAGATGCGATGAACGAAGCCCTGCGCGACTGGGTGACCAATGTAGACGACACCTTCTACCTGATCGGCACCGTGGCAGGCCCCCACCCGTATCCGGCGATGGTGCGTGACTTCCAGTCCATCATCGGCAAGGAAACCAAAGAGCAGATGCAGGAGAAAGAGGGCCGTCTGCCGGACAGCCTGATTGCCTGCGTCGGTGGTGGCTCCAACGCCATGGGCCTGTTCCACCCGTTCCTTGACGACGCCAGCGTAGAAATCATCGGCGTCGAAGCAGGCGGTCATGGCGTCAACACAGACAAGCACGCAGCCAGCCTGAATGGCGGCGTACCGGGTGTGCTGCACGGCAACCGTACCTACCTGCTGCAGGATGGCGACGGGCAGATCACCGATGCGCACTCGATTTCTGCCGGTCTGGACTATCCAGGCATCGGTCCGGAACACGCCTTCCTGCACGAAGTGAAGCGCGTCGAATACGTCAGCATCACCGACGATGAAGCGCTGGACGCGTTCCATCAATGCTGCCTGCTTGAAGGCATCATCCCGGCGCTGGAAACCGCTCACGCTCTGGCCGAGGCCATGAAGCGGGCGACCAACCTGCGTGACGATCACTTGATGGTCGTGTGCCTGTCCGGGCGCGGCGACAAAGACATGCAAACCGTCATGAATCACATGGCAGCCGCTGAAAAAACTCAGGAGACGCTGGTATGA
- a CDS encoding LysR family transcriptional regulator, with amino-acid sequence MKTDKIATTCQENSHIMSRDLPPLNALRAFESTARLGSVSLAAGQLSVTHGAVSRQLKVLEEHLGVSLFSKDGRGLKLTDAGIRLRDASGEAFDRLRGVCAELSKGSADAPFVLGCSGSLLARWFIPRLSRLNADLPDLRLHLSAGEGDLDPRRPGLDALLVFAEPPWPADMQVFELVSERIGPVLSPRFERFESLCNAPAEALLDESLLQTTSRPQAWPSWAQQNGIDEQALRYGQGFEHLYYLLEAAVAGLGIAIAPEPLVIDDLKAGRLAAPWGFSETPAQLALWVPRRAADGRAQQLAQWLKNELKQSGDPIRI; translated from the coding sequence ATGAAAACCGATAAGATCGCCACAACCTGTCAGGAAAACTCACATATCATGAGCCGCGACCTCCCTCCCCTGAATGCTTTGCGTGCCTTCGAAAGTACCGCCCGACTGGGTAGCGTCAGCCTCGCCGCCGGGCAATTGAGCGTTACGCACGGCGCTGTCAGTCGTCAATTGAAGGTGCTTGAAGAGCATTTGGGCGTCAGCCTGTTCAGCAAGGACGGGCGTGGCCTGAAACTCACAGATGCGGGCATTCGGTTACGCGATGCCAGCGGCGAAGCGTTCGACCGGCTGCGAGGTGTGTGCGCCGAGCTGAGCAAGGGCAGCGCCGACGCGCCGTTCGTCCTGGGTTGTTCCGGCAGCCTGCTGGCGCGCTGGTTTATCCCGCGTCTGAGCCGCTTGAACGCTGACCTGCCGGACCTGCGCCTGCACTTGTCGGCTGGTGAAGGCGATCTTGATCCACGTCGCCCCGGGCTTGATGCACTGCTGGTATTCGCCGAGCCGCCCTGGCCTGCTGACATGCAGGTCTTCGAACTGGTCAGCGAACGCATCGGGCCGGTTTTAAGTCCGCGATTCGAGCGATTTGAAAGCCTGTGTAATGCGCCCGCCGAGGCTTTGCTCGACGAATCTCTGCTGCAAACCACCTCGCGCCCGCAAGCCTGGCCAAGCTGGGCACAGCAGAACGGCATTGATGAGCAAGCGTTACGCTACGGTCAGGGTTTCGAACATTTGTATTATTTGCTGGAGGCGGCCGTGGCTGGCCTGGGTATTGCGATTGCGCCGGAGCCGTTGGTCATTGATGACCTGAAAGCCGGACGCCTGGCTGCGCCATGGGGTTTCAGTGAAACCCCGGCGCAGCTGGCGTTGTGGGTACCCAGACGTGCGGCCGATGGTCGGGCGCAACAGTTGGCTCAGTGGTTAAAAAATGAGCTTAAGCAGTCTGGGGACCCGAT